The window TTGTATCAAAACCAGGTCGCGGCTTTGAAGCTTTAATTAAATTAATTAGTTCATTGACTTTCTGATAATAAGTCTCTAGTTCCAAAAAACTCTCTAAAGAAACGCTTATAATTGTTAAACCTGCATTTTGGCTTTTAGTGGTATCCTTGTGGACAGAAGTTACATAATGTGAAAAACCTGAATTGTTCAATATTCCTGCAATTACATCAACAATTATTGCTAAGCCAAATCCTTTTGGACCTCCTAACGGGGTTAAAACCCCATTAATTGCTTTAGAAGGATCATCAGTTGGATAACCGTTTTCGTCAATCGCCCACTCTGGATTGATTTTCTCATTAAGTTCTTTCGCACGATATATTTTAGCCTTAGCCACGCTACTTGTTGCCATATCTAATATAATTGGGATATTTTTGGTAGGAATGCTTACTGAAATAGGGTTTGTCCCAAGAACTGCTTCCATTCCTCCATAGGGAGCTACTGTTGGATTAGCATTTACCAGCATTATCCCAATAAGCCCGGCATGCGCGATTTTTTCTGTATAATAAGCAAGCATTCCACAGTGATTTGAATTACGGACACCAATCCAACTTAATGAATACTTCCTTGCTTTTTCTATAGCAATTTTTGTCGCCATTTCCCCTGCTACTTGGCCAAAACCACCATTAGCATCAATAAGAGTAATAAAATCCTTTTCTTTAATTATTGTCGGTTCAACTTTTATATTTATTCCACCATCTTTAATACGTCTGAGATATGCGGGAAGCATATTTATCCCATGTGATTTTACCCCACGCATTTCAGCTTCTACAATTGTATCAGCTACTATTTTAGCATCTTTTTGTTTAACACCGTATTTCATTAAAATTTCTAGGATTTTTTGCTGTAATTCATCTGGGGCAATTATAATCTTCCCATTTTCGTGCTGCATCTATTTCACTTCCTTAAATAATACGATAATACGTAATTTGTCAGGCATTAGTATTTCTTAAGCAATCACTAACTATTTCTATGCACTTTTTATCCATTTTACGTAGAGTTTCTTCTTCACAAGCTGCCATATGAGGAGTAGCAACAACATTCTTTAAGTGAATCAATGGGTTATTTTTAGGAGGCTCTTCTAAAAATACATCTACTGCAGCTCCTCTTATTTTTCCAGAAACTAAGGCTTCGTATAAGGCTTCTTCATTAACAATTCCGCCTCGAGCTATATTTAAGAGATAAGCAGAATTTTTCATCAATGAAATTTCCCTTTTATCAATTATGTTTCTTGTTCCGCTTGTTAATGGGATATGAATAGTCACAAAATCTGATGTCTTTAATAAATATTCCAACGTTACATAATTGATATCATCTTCTAAAGACCATGTAATATCAGGATAAACATCATAAACTTGAACTAGCATTTGTAAGCCCTTGCACAATTTAGCTACTTTTTTTCCTATATTGCCGGTTCCAATTATCCCTACGACTTTGCCGCTAACCCGTGTACCCATTTCTTTAAAGAAATTTCCGTTTTGCAAATTTAAATATCCTTGTGGTATTTTGCGTGCTATTGCAAATATCATTCCAATAGTAAATTCTGCAACTGCATCAGAATTAATATTTGGCATATTTTTTACGATTATACCCTTCTTTTGGGCGTAATTTATATCTATATTATCCGTACCAGTACCGAATTTAACTATACATTTCAACTTGTTCATTCGATCAATTATAATGGGTGTAACCTTGCTTGTTCCAACTATTAAACCGTCAATTTCATCTAAAATTTCATCATTGGTTTCTTCTAAATTTAAAAAATAAGGTTTTAAGTTGTTGGAATAAAACTCTTTCTCTAAAACTTCTTTATTTTGGCCATATCCAAATGAATTTGAAGAAATCAAAACATTATACATCATTTTTCTTTGCCCTGTTAAATCTATAATAATTTCAGTTCTTCAAGAGATGATTTAACTTTTACCTTTAGTTCTTCAGATATTGGCAAAAATGGTTTTCGCGGATATCCTGAATCAATGCCTCTCATTTCTAATATCGCATGCATTACCGGAACAGTCGGACCAAGTTTGGTAACTGAACGAAGTTTTAGAACAAGTTCTTGAGTTTTTTTGGCCTCTTCTTTTTTGCCATTAATATATTCCAAGTACATTTTATTTAGCAATTCAGGAAAAATATTCCCTAAGCCTGTTACTGCTCCAATGGCCCCTGCTTCAAAAGCTGCGTAGAAGATTGCTTCCGTTCCTATTATTACATTAAAATCCTGATAATCTTCCACTGCTAGTTTATAATTATAGTAATTTACTAAATCGAAGGAGCTATCTTTTATTCCTCTTAATCCATAATCTGCAAGCTTTTTCAAGACTTCTGGTTTAATTGGATTGCCCGAAATGCTTGGGTTATTATACACAAACACAGGTATATTTACTGCATCAATCAAGCACCGAAAATGTTCGAAAATAGAATCATCGGTTAGAGGATTATAATAAGGTGCTATAGCTCCTACAGCGTCTGCTCCAATTGATTCCGCATGTTTGGCAAGTTCAACAGTGGTATTGGTATCGGCGGTTCCTACATGAATAATAACAGGTACTCGCCCATTGACATATTCAATGATGAGTTCAGCAGCTTTTTTTCTCTCTTGGATACTCATTAATGGACCAGAACCATAAGTCCCTACTGGATATAATCCTTGAACATAAGGCACTACGAAGTCTATTAGTCTCTTCAGTCCGTCTTCATATATTTCTCCCGTTTCAGTAAAGGGAGTCATTAATGGCGGGATGATGCCTTTAAAATCAATAGCTTTCATTTTATTACCTCCATAAAAGTTTAATATAATTTTTGAAGTTAACACAATAGTTAAAATTAATCTATCTTAATATTAATTTTTTTAACTAGCTCTCTAGTATTTGCAAAACTTCTTTCACATCTGTTGCTAATGTAATTTTATTAACGTTTTCCTCATCACTTAAAACATCCATTAATTGTGATATTGCTTTTAAGTGAGTTTCATGACTTATGGCTCCGATCGTTATAACCAATCTCACAGGATCATTAGCTGCATTGCCAAACTCCACCGGCTCTTTTAATGTCACGAGGCTCATACAAACTTTTTTCACTCCATCTTCCGGGCGGGCGTGAGGCATTGCTATACCGGGAGCAATGACGATATAGGGACCAAGTTCTTTGACGTTTTTTATCATTGCATCAACATACCTGGGTTCTACAAAACCTTCTCTTACTAAAACCTCACCTCCTTTTCTGATTGCCTCTTCCCAATCGCTTGCTTCGACATTCAGTTCTATTGTTTTTTCTGTTAATAAATCTTTTAACACTGGCTGGGCAACTCCCTTCGAGCTGTTATAACTTGCAAGATTTAAAAAACTTGATAATTCTCTTGCTAATTCCTGCTGATTTTTTATTATGCAGTATTTATCTATAATCTTGAGAATTTCTTCCAATTGGTTTTGATTGTTTGTATAAGCGGATATATTCGGCTGAATCTTTGACAAAAGCCGGTATATTCTTTCTATATCTTTTTCCGGAAGCAGTGGATTCACTACGATTTCAGGTATATCTTTGCTGCCAGTAGGAATTGTTGAAATTATTAAATCTACTCTATCATTTTTGCTGGTTTCTTCTATCTGGCGGCTTGCAATCGTGTTTACAACATTTATGTTGCTAAATTGATTTTTAATTCTCGAAGACAAAAGTTTTGCTGTGCCTACGCCTGTTCCGCAAACCACAACTGCGTTGTATATATTGCTGCATGTCGCTTTATTTCTCTCAACTGCTGCACCTATATGAATTGCAATAAAACCAGCTTCTTCATCAGGAATCTTTTTGCCTATATAGTTTTCCAATGGTTTTAGAGATAGTTGAACCGCCTTAAATATTTCCGGATAATTGCGTTTAATTTCGTGCAAAATTGGATTTTTAAGAGGTAGATTATGTCTGAGGCGATAAATAGTAGGTTCTAAGTGTTTTAAGAGGCCGTTGTGCAGCTCTGTATCGATTGAAAAATCTTTATTTAACTTTTCTCCTATAGTTTTAATAATCTCATCTGTTAAAATTTGCAGCTGCAACCACTCTTTGCTTGAAAATATATCAGCTTCTGTAACTTTTCCGCCTAACAGATGTATTGTGATGTAGCCGATTTCATCATCAGGAATCTTAATATTGTAGCTTTCTTCTAAAAATGCAACCATGCTCGAAGCTACTGCAAATTCTTTGGTAAATTTGAGCCGTGACAATTCTTCTTCCGGCATTACTATATTTTTGTTAAGTTGTATACGTTTTATTGCAAGCGCAAGATGAATTACCAATCCGGAATATGCATTATCGGCAAATGTTGTTTTTAACTGCTTTTCAGCTATTTGTATCGACTTTTCTATAGGCAAAATATCAAGGTCTTGAAACAACTTTTTTATTTGCTTGTCTGCTACTATATTTATTCTTCGATGAATTGGTGTTTTTATAAGGTTTAGCGCTTTCTCGACTTCCATATTTTCTGATAAAAGGGAAATCACGGCTCTTCTTAAGTCTTGTTCATATCCTTTTACTTTAAGGCCAAAATGCGGCACAGATTCAAGTTGAAGATTATGATGTGCAAGCCATGTTCTTACTGGCTTTAAATCATTTGAAACGGTGCCTCGACTTACCGACAAAACATCTGCGATTTCATCGATTGTTATATAATCTTTTGCCTGAAAAAGTTCTGTAAGTATCATAGTCTGTCGTTCTTTAGGAGTTAATACATAGTTATAGCTTGTAATTTCTTCAAGTAATGTCATAATTTTTTGTTTTTGAGAAGGCATAGGTGCATATTCGATTCCGGAATTAGGTTTTCTGATTAATTGTGGCAAATCGTTGGCTTTTAAAAAGTCATCAATTTTGTCTAAATCATATCTAATTGTTCTTGAAGATACTTTGAACTTTTTAGCAAGCTCTGAAATTTTAATCGGTTTTTCTGATGATATAATTTGACCAAGCAGCTGCGCGCATCGCTCATCTATCAAATTATAACAACTCCCTTCATTATGCATTATATAGCAGCCCTATTGTTATGAAAAGTCTAATATCTTTCAAAGCAATTGTGGCAATTGTATACTATACTTACACTAAATGCTGAGGCAGCATCTGTCAAATTAAAAATTGTATAATAGCAATTGAGTACAAAAATAAAAGCCTGGAATCGGCTATTTTTTATATAGGATTCCGGGCTTATCATTTTCGAATGTAGGAGAAATAAAATTATATAGCAGCTCAGTCGTTCTCCACTATCACTGAAACACCATCTGGAATTACTGTAATTTTTGCATTATTCCCTTTGAGTTTTAGCGCCTGCTTTATAGCGTCTTCTACTGTGTAAGCATGAATCATATGGCAATCCTCAATCATTTTAGGATCACACATATCTGTTACAAATATGACGGTATGCTTATCAAGAATCCTTGATAAAATTTGAAATTCCCACTGATCAGGTGCCGTATCTTCCGGAGGCACCTTTGCTAATCTATCCAAGATTTCCCTGGGGTTTTTTGCATTTTTCATGTTGTTATAAAAAGACTCTCCACCATGACCATCATTACATGCGGCAACCATTATAATTACTCCGTTCTCGCGGCATGTCGCCTCTGCTGCAGTCATCCCTTTTACGGATTGATAAAGATTTTGGTCTAAAGGATACCCTCCGTTTGTAGAAATAACAATATCTGCAGGCTTTGCCTTTACGCTCGAAAGTTGTTTTACGAATTTGCACCCTTCCTCATGGGCTAGAATGCTGTCACCACTAAAGGCATTTATGATTTTTTTATCTTTATCTATTACAACATTTAATATGAAGGCAAGATTAGCTGCTTTTGCTGCAAATAGCATATCTTTATGTATTGGATTATTTTCCAGGTTGCCTGTTCTCGCATAAGGACTTGCAATAAATTTTGCGCAATGATTTTCCATGACAGATGTTGCACCTGCCACACCAGGAAGAATGCTCTTTCTTCCCCCTGAAAAGCCGGCAAAAAAATGTGGTTCAATAAAGCCCTCAGATATAACTAATTCTGATTTGCAAACCATTTTGTTTAAATATAGCCTGCCCCCTGAAGGCAAAAGGCCAACATATTCTAGCTGATCATTATCAAAAGCCATATGGTTTATAATGGTTTCATTTTTAACTATTTCTTCTCCGAATTTATTTATCATTTCTTCTTTCGTTGTCGGCCTGTGAAAACCAGTTGCAATCATAATTTTTATATCTATATTCGGATTTGCCCTTCTAATTGTATCCAATAATATAGGCATTGTAATTTTGCTCGGCACGGGTCGTGTATGATCACTGGTTATTATTAAAACTTCTTTCTTTCCTTTTACCAATTCTTCCAGCGTTGGACTTCCTATAGGATTCGAAAGCGCATTTCTTACTATTTCATCTTGTGGCAAAGATTGTTTATATTCGTCAGCTTTTGAAGTCAATATCCCTAAAAAATTTTCGTCAGGGATGTTAACATCCAAAAAAGTTTTGTGGTATGGGAGTCTTACCTTCATTTTAAAGTCCTCCTATCAAATTATTAATATTAATAAACCGGTATAATGGTATGGTGGTCTTACCATTATATAAATAATATCATAATATTACACAAAATCAAAGTATAGTTATTAATTTAACAATTTTAGTCCTGCTAATAAAAAAGGTATCACTAAATAATTCATCTTTGTGATACCTTTAGGCTGATGCGGTATAGACAGTAACCGCACTTTGTGGCAAAACTTCGTTCCGATTTCGTTTTGATAAGGATGGTTTGATTAAACTATCATCCGATCTTTTCAATTATTGCTTTAAGAAATGCCGGCAGGTCATTAGGATTTCTTGATGTTATCAAGTTTCCATCTACAACTACTTCTGCGTCTACATATTCTGCGCCTGCATTTACAATATCGTCCTTTATTGAGAAAAACCCGGTTAACTTTTTGCCCTTCAAATTGCAGCAAGAAGCCATCATCCATGGTCCATGACAAATGGCAGCTATCGGCTTACCTAATTTATCCATTTCCCTTACAAAATTCAGTGTATCTTTGTTCCTGCGCATATGATCCGGAGAATATCCTCCGGGTATTACAACAGCATCATAATCCTTAGCATTTACTTCCTTGGAAGAATGGGTGCTTTTTTCAGTAAAACCGCTTTTGCTAATATACGCCTTGTCCTTTTCCGATCCCACTAAATGAACTTCATAACCAGCTTCTTTAAGTCGATAATAAGGGTATATTAATTCCTTCTCATCAAAAAAATTTTCTATAAGGACAGCTACCTTTTTAATTTTAATCACTCCTTTTTAAAGTTTGTATAAAATATAAATCAAGTTTAAATATTGAGCATCAATTGACAAAATTTGCTAAAGCTCTATCTCAAAAGTCATATCCTCATCTGTTATTATATCTATTACTTCTTCTATATCTATTTCTTTAATAGCATCTTGACTAGTTGCTTCTTCGTAAGTTTTTTGCAAGATAGATGCTTCTTTTTCTAAACCTTTTGAGTTAAGGTATGAAATATAGTTATTTAAAAACTCACGATTTACAAGTTGTTTTGCAGAATCTAACATAAGTTGACTGTCATCCACAGTCCTCGGCAATTTCATAAAATATTTCTGCATCGATAGAGCGAGAATTTTTTCGATTGCAATAATATGGGTCCACAGTGGCATAAAAAAGAAAGATGTAGTGCTTACAATCACATAACACAGTTCTTCATTTTTGTCTTTATTTTCTTCTAGTGTCTCTGATAACGCCTCTAATATATCTTTGTAAACTTCTTCAATTACTTCTTCTTCCTGCAGCACGGCATCTGCAGCGCCAAATATCAGGTCGGGACAGTATAATTTTAAATAAGCTAAATCTTCTTTTATCACCTCATTTATTGCCGATAAAAACTTCAGAAATAAGGTGTAAATTATGTAGAATGGAAATTCAAATTCTACTCCATTATTCAGCAAATACTCCAATTCACTTTCGAAATTGTATAATGCTTTTATGCCGACAAATTCTTCGAAAATCGGATATTCCTCAAATAATGGTTCCAGTTGTAAAAAAGCGTCTTCGGAAGAATCATCGGATTCGTTTTCTGCGATTTGATGAAATTTCTCGGCAGCCTCTCCCATTTCCTTCAGGCTTATCTGAAAAAGAACATCAAAAAAGCCGGTTTGCCATGGATCTGCAAGTCCAAGACTTATCCAATTAAAAATAGTCTTTAGTTCATCATCAGTAAAAAAACTAGTACGGATTATGGATGCCAGTTCAAGAAGATATTCTTCTATAGACAGGTCCTCAAGCACCTCATCAAATAGATCGTCAAAATTATCGGTATCATTTTCTATAAAAACTTTTGCCGGTATTCGGAAAAACTTTAGCTCTTCTTTACTGCTGACAAGTTGAAATATAGCTTCTGCCGATTTTTGAATACTATCCAAATCAAGATCATTTTCTTCCCAAAGTTCGGAGATGATTTTTGCAATCCTTTCAGTATCGGCCTCCCCTGCATCTTCTTTCATTTCAAAGCCGAACATGACACTTACTACCCTTATAAAGTCTTTTCCATATTGGTTGATATCAAAATCTTTCTCTAACTCTTTGATTAGTTCTGTTTCAATTTCCTCAATCCTTGGAAGACAGCATTTTTTGTACTTTTTGCCGCTACCGCAAATACATTCATCATTTCTTTTTATATCAAATACATTGGGCATTTAGGAACCTCCGTATCATTTCAAAAATATTTGTTCGTTTGCCTTATTCTATCATGTAAATTTGTCCACCGTCTACTTTTAATTTTAATTATTCGTCAAAATCCGGAACGTATTCATCAGAAGCGGCTCCTTCTTCTTGAATATAACCGTTTTCAAGTCCGAGCTCAAAAAAATAATCTATCACTTCATCATATTCTTTTTTGGAAAGGGTTTTATTTATTTCAGGATAATTTTTAGCTTTATAATATGGTGCATATTGAGACATAATGCTTACATAAACCCCTTTTGGAAGATTGGCAGATATCCATTGAAGCACTTTTTTTGAATCTTCGACATGACCTGGCAAAACTAAATGTCTTATAACAAGGCCCTTTTTTATAATACCGTTTCCATCAAAAACAGGTTCCCCCACCTGAGAAAACATTTCCAGAATCGCTTGGGTTGCGATATCGAAATAGCCGGGTGCCGCGGAATATTTCAAAGCCAAATCATCGCTAAAATATTTTAGGTCTGGAAGGTACACATCTACCAAGCCCGTGAGCATCTTTAACGTTTCGACTCTTTCATAGGCGTTGGAATTCCACACTATAGGCAGTGCGAGGCCCTTTTCTTTTGCAAGCTTTACTGCTTCGATTATTTGAACAGAATAAATAGTGGGAGTTACAAGATTTATATTGTTGACACCATTTTGTTGTAATTCTAAGAATATCTCGGCTAAATCCGTTATAGAAACTTCTCTGCCTGCTCCCTCTTGGCTTATTTTAAAATTCTGGCAAAATACGCATTTTAAGTTACAGTGAGTGAAAAAGACAGTGCCCGAACCATTTTCTCCACTGATGCAAGGTTCCTCCCATTTATGTACAAAATACTTTGACAACACTGCATTTCCCGGCGCCTTGCATACGCCTTTCTGCCCCTTTGTCCTGTCAACACCGCAACAAAAAGGACACAGCTTGCATTCTTTTAAAATATTCTTTGTCACTTAAAAGTACACCTCTGTAGGTTGATAATAATCTATGGTTTTTACTGTATATTACTTGCAATAGCAAACTTTTAATTATTCATCTTCAATAAGTTCGAATTTATCAATATTGAACTTAGACAGCATAAAGTATATCATATTAATAAATATACAAACAGATTTTAAAAAATCTTATTTCGGGGGCATGCATATGTATGATGAATTTAAAAAGTTTGCAATGAAGGGTAATGTAATAGATCTTGCAGTTGGTGTTGTAATAGGCGGAGCATTTGGAAAAATTATAACTTCTCTCGTAAATGATATTATAATGCCTATCCTTGGTATTATAACAGGAAAAATCGACCTTACTTCATTAAAAGTCGTCATAACGCCGGCTACAGCAGATGTTGCTGAATTATCAATAAAATATGGTCAATTCATACAGTCATTAATTGATTTTCTTTTAGTATCCCTATCAATGTTTTTTGTCATAAAAGCGATAAATTCATTTAGCCAAACCGTAAAAGAAGAACCTTCTGTGCCTACGCCATCTAAAGAAGAAGCTTTATTGGAAGAAATACGTGATATCTTAAAGGAAAATAATCACTAATCAAATCTTTAAGATTTTCTTGTCAAACTAGATATTATAAGTAAGCATAAAGTAGTAACAACAGCTGCAAGAATTACTGGCCCTCCAAATACCTCTGTCACCCAATCATTTTGTCCTGCTACTATAGCTGTTAGAGTTCCTGCAATAAGAGCAATTCTTGCGCCTGCAGGAGTTACCATAGAATTTTCATAAGTATATTCTCCAGGTTTTCTCCAAAGTAAACCTACTACTATAGTAGGCGCGAGAGCACCAGCGGCCATACTATATAACCAACTTACAAGTCCTAAAATAAACTGAAATCGCAGTGCGCATAATCTTTTGCAATAACATTTTCAATAAATTCACCCATACTTTTAAATGAAAACCTCGCTAAAAAGCCAGCCAGTGTCAATGCAAAAACAAGCTTGCCTCCTTCGCTGCCTAAAACCCATACAAGCCAGCTTAAGCCTACATGATAACCTTGATCCGGCGTCCCAACAAAATCGGCGGCGCCCCAAACTGTAGCAAGATATGTCCACATTAGCAAAAAAAGTGGAAGCTTTTTGCCTGCAATAGCATAATCGTCAAAGCTTGCAGACCCTTCTTTAGATACTCTAAAGCCTATCCAAAGCATTACCAAAAGATAGATTATGCTCACTGCCCAAATGATAGTTGTCATTTTTATACCCCCTTTAATTTCTGTAAGATCGTGGATCTATAACAGCTTGAATAACTACCGGTTTTTTAGAATTCAATTCCTTTTTTAAAATATCTTCCAACTCTTTAATTCTTTCTACTTTGTAACCCACTGCTCCAAAACTCTCAGCCAATTTAACCATGTCTGGATTCGTAAATTCAACTCCATAAGGCATAAGCCCTTTTCTTTCTTGATTCATCTTAATAAGACTCAGAGTTTTATCATCT is drawn from Tepidanaerobacter syntrophicus and contains these coding sequences:
- a CDS encoding Ldh family oxidoreductase, which produces MQHENGKIIIAPDELQQKILEILMKYGVKQKDAKIVADTIVEAEMRGVKSHGINMLPAYLRRIKDGGINIKVEPTIIKEKDFITLIDANGGFGQVAGEMATKIAIEKARKYSLSWIGVRNSNHCGMLAYYTEKIAHAGLIGIMLVNANPTVAPYGGMEAVLGTNPISVSIPTKNIPIILDMATSSVAKAKIYRAKELNEKINPEWAIDENGYPTDDPSKAINGVLTPLGGPKGFGLAIIVDVIAGILNNSGFSHYVTSVHKDTTKSQNAGLTIISVSLESFLELETYYQKVNELINLIKASKPRPGFDTIYLPGEIEAMNREKAIKKGLEIDENILNAAFESR
- a CDS encoding phosphoglycerate dehydrogenase, with amino-acid sequence MMYNVLISSNSFGYGQNKEVLEKEFYSNNLKPYFLNLEETNDEILDEIDGLIVGTSKVTPIIIDRMNKLKCIVKFGTGTDNIDINYAQKKGIIVKNMPNINSDAVAEFTIGMIFAIARKIPQGYLNLQNGNFFKEMGTRVSGKVVGIIGTGNIGKKVAKLCKGLQMLVQVYDVYPDITWSLEDDINYVTLEYLLKTSDFVTIHIPLTSGTRNIIDKREISLMKNSAYLLNIARGGIVNEEALYEALVSGKIRGAAVDVFLEEPPKNNPLIHLKNVVATPHMAACEEETLRKMDKKCIEIVSDCLRNTNA
- a CDS encoding dihydrodipicolinate synthase family protein yields the protein MKAIDFKGIIPPLMTPFTETGEIYEDGLKRLIDFVVPYVQGLYPVGTYGSGPLMSIQERKKAAELIIEYVNGRVPVIIHVGTADTNTTVELAKHAESIGADAVGAIAPYYNPLTDDSIFEHFRCLIDAVNIPVFVYNNPSISGNPIKPEVLKKLADYGLRGIKDSSFDLVNYYNYKLAVEDYQDFNVIIGTEAIFYAAFEAGAIGAVTGLGNIFPELLNKMYLEYINGKKEEAKKTQELVLKLRSVTKLGPTVPVMHAILEMRGIDSGYPRKPFLPISEELKVKVKSSLEELKLL
- a CDS encoding BglG family transcription antiterminator, producing MIDERCAQLLGQIISSEKPIKISELAKKFKVSSRTIRYDLDKIDDFLKANDLPQLIRKPNSGIEYAPMPSQKQKIMTLLEEITSYNYVLTPKERQTMILTELFQAKDYITIDEIADVLSVSRGTVSNDLKPVRTWLAHHNLQLESVPHFGLKVKGYEQDLRRAVISLLSENMEVEKALNLIKTPIHRRINIVADKQIKKLFQDLDILPIEKSIQIAEKQLKTTFADNAYSGLVIHLALAIKRIQLNKNIVMPEEELSRLKFTKEFAVASSMVAFLEESYNIKIPDDEIGYITIHLLGGKVTEADIFSSKEWLQLQILTDEIIKTIGEKLNKDFSIDTELHNGLLKHLEPTIYRLRHNLPLKNPILHEIKRNYPEIFKAVQLSLKPLENYIGKKIPDEEAGFIAIHIGAAVERNKATCSNIYNAVVVCGTGVGTAKLLSSRIKNQFSNINVVNTIASRQIEETSKNDRVDLIISTIPTGSKDIPEIVVNPLLPEKDIERIYRLLSKIQPNISAYTNNQNQLEEILKIIDKYCIIKNQQELARELSSFLNLASYNSSKGVAQPVLKDLLTEKTIELNVEASDWEEAIRKGGEVLVREGFVEPRYVDAMIKNVKELGPYIVIAPGIAMPHARPEDGVKKVCMSLVTLKEPVEFGNAANDPVRLVITIGAISHETHLKAISQLMDVLSDEENVNKITLATDVKEVLQILES
- the larA gene encoding nickel-dependent lactate racemase yields the protein MKVRLPYHKTFLDVNIPDENFLGILTSKADEYKQSLPQDEIVRNALSNPIGSPTLEELVKGKKEVLIITSDHTRPVPSKITMPILLDTIRRANPNIDIKIMIATGFHRPTTKEEMINKFGEEIVKNETIINHMAFDNDQLEYVGLLPSGGRLYLNKMVCKSELVISEGFIEPHFFAGFSGGRKSILPGVAGATSVMENHCAKFIASPYARTGNLENNPIHKDMLFAAKAANLAFILNVVIDKDKKIINAFSGDSILAHEEGCKFVKQLSSVKAKPADIVISTNGGYPLDQNLYQSVKGMTAAEATCRENGVIIMVAACNDGHGGESFYNNMKNAKNPREILDRLAKVPPEDTAPDQWEFQILSRILDKHTVIFVTDMCDPKMIEDCHMIHAYTVEDAIKQALKLKGNNAKITVIPDGVSVIVEND
- a CDS encoding type 1 glutamine amidotransferase domain-containing protein; this encodes MKKVAVLIENFFDEKELIYPYYRLKEAGYEVHLVGSEKDKAYISKSGFTEKSTHSSKEVNAKDYDAVVIPGGYSPDHMRRNKDTLNFVREMDKLGKPIAAICHGPWMMASCCNLKGKKLTGFFSIKDDIVNAGAEYVDAEVVVDGNLITSRNPNDLPAFLKAIIEKIG
- a CDS encoding SEC-C domain-containing protein; translation: MPNVFDIKRNDECICGSGKKYKKCCLPRIEEIETELIKELEKDFDINQYGKDFIRVVSVMFGFEMKEDAGEADTERIAKIISELWEENDLDLDSIQKSAEAIFQLVSSKEELKFFRIPAKVFIENDTDNFDDLFDEVLEDLSIEEYLLELASIIRTSFFTDDELKTIFNWISLGLADPWQTGFFDVLFQISLKEMGEAAEKFHQIAENESDDSSEDAFLQLEPLFEEYPIFEEFVGIKALYNFESELEYLLNNGVEFEFPFYIIYTLFLKFLSAINEVIKEDLAYLKLYCPDLIFGAADAVLQEEEVIEEVYKDILEALSETLEENKDKNEELCYVIVSTTSFFFMPLWTHIIAIEKILALSMQKYFMKLPRTVDDSQLMLDSAKQLVNREFLNNYISYLNSKGLEKEASILQKTYEEATSQDAIKEIDIEEVIDIITDEDMTFEIEL
- a CDS encoding radical SAM protein, translated to MTKNILKECKLCPFCCGVDRTKGQKGVCKAPGNAVLSKYFVHKWEEPCISGENGSGTVFFTHCNLKCVFCQNFKISQEGAGREVSITDLAEIFLELQQNGVNNINLVTPTIYSVQIIEAVKLAKEKGLALPIVWNSNAYERVETLKMLTGLVDVYLPDLKYFSDDLALKYSAAPGYFDIATQAILEMFSQVGEPVFDGNGIIKKGLVIRHLVLPGHVEDSKKVLQWISANLPKGVYVSIMSQYAPYYKAKNYPEINKTLSKKEYDEVIDYFFELGLENGYIQEEGAASDEYVPDFDE
- the mscL gene encoding large-conductance mechanosensitive channel protein MscL; the protein is MYDEFKKFAMKGNVIDLAVGVVIGGAFGKIITSLVNDIIMPILGIITGKIDLTSLKVVITPATADVAELSIKYGQFIQSLIDFLLVSLSMFFVIKAINSFSQTVKEEPSVPTPSKEEALLEEIRDILKENNH